The Vibrio toranzoniae sequence TGCCCTGCACTTCCATCATAAATGGGTCAATACGGTTTGCAGAGTAACCTAACTCAAGGCCTTGGCCTTCTAATGCACCGTTGTAGATATCTGCGCGAGTTGGACACTCTTTATCGCACTTAGGAAGCCCATAAACAGGAAAACGATATTCTTCAGTCGCTTCATGACGAAGCTCCATTACTGGAGAAAAATACCCCGTGAATAAGACATTACCTTGCTTATCTCCACCACCGAGTTGCGCGGTTTGAACACCGAAATTAGCTAACTCGCTTGGATCACCACTCAGCATTGCCCACTCATTGAGCTGTTGATAAAGCGGCTCGTAGATTTTCGCCATCGAAGGAGATTTGGAGACCACCATTTCAGCTTGTTCAGCAAATGCGGTGTAGTCTCTTGGCTTGTTGGATTGAACCTGATCGATCTTATTTAAAGTACGGGGAAATTCATCATCAAGGTGTTGTTGAGCACGATCGGTTGGTTGAGCACAGCCAAATAGTAGAGAGGCGGCAACAAGGGGAAGCCATTTTTTAATCACAAGAGTCATCCTAAAAATTCTATGCATCGAGGATGACAAAAACAATCAGATAACACAATCTTAGATTGTAAGAGTTTACAATAAGATAACCTATCGGACCGAGTGATCGATATGGCCTTTAAGGCGAAATACAGGATTATAGTGACTATCCGAATCAAGCATCATTTCGGTGTTGTCGGAATTGGTCATACGGAAACGATACGTTTGATCGCCCGCCTTATATTCGAAGTAGTTACCATCAAACTCAAAGTAAGTTGCAACAATAGAACCCGCCATTGATACACCATTAGCATTTAACACAAACTCATCCGTCGCATAATGCGCAACATCTTGTTCTACCCAAGTACCATAAAGCAAGTGATTTGGCGTTACTGAATCTTGCAATCGAGTGATCACATCACCAAAAAGTGACACCACTGCGAACGAACCTACCAAAGCCAAAACCATGAGACAACGCTCGATGATCTTACGCTTTAACTTAGATTGGTTTCGCTGTTCTTCCTTACTATAAAGGCCTGTGGTTATCTCATCGATCTTGTTCTTTGTTGCTGGAGCTTGTTGCATTCGGTAACTACTCATAAAGATGCTATGCATATTCTACACTGAGACCGTTTATATAATGAAGTCTAGATAAGAATAGTTTGCGCTTTATTCCAAAAAGTGTTGTTTAAATTTGAATTTAAATGCTAAATTATCGAATAAATAAACAAAATGGACTTGTTCTGTGAAATTAAGAAGTACAGCGCTAGTAAAAGGTTTCAGACAATCAACCCCTTACGTAAATGCTCACCGTGGCAAGACTATGGTAATTATGCTGGGAGGCGAAGCCGTTGCCGCTAAAAACTTTGGCAATATTATTAATGATATAGCTTTACTCCACAGCCTTGGAGTCAAGATAGTTCTTGTTCATGGGGCAAGACCTCAGATAAACCAACTGTTGGTAAAACAAGATTGCCATACGCCTTATCACAAGAATATTAGGGTCACTGACGAGTATTCTCTGGGTGTCGCGATGCAGGCTGCAGGCCAATTACAGCTGGCTATTACCGCTCGTCTTTCAATGAGCTTGAACAACACCCCAATGGCGGGCACTCAACTGAATGTGATGAGCGGCAACTTTATCACCGCTCAACCGCTAGGCGTGGATGATGGCACAGACTACTGTCATAGTGGGCGTATTCGTCGAATCGATATTGAAGGGATTAATCGCACACTCGACCAAGGTTCCATCGTATTACTTGGCCCGATTGCCAGTTCAGTCACCGGCGAAAGCTTTAATCTGCTTTCAGAAGAGGTCGCGACCCAAGTTGCAATTCGCCTAAAGGCAGACAAGCTGATTGGTTTTTGTTCCGAACAAGGTGTAACTGACGAAAACGGTAATGTCCTCGCCGAACTTTTCCCTAAAGACGCGAAACAAATTCTAGAACGCTTAACGGAATCTCAGAACCCGACAGAAGACATGAGTACCGGAACGCTGCGTTTTTTAAAGGGAGCTATCTCCGCTTGCCACGCAGGTGTGCCTCGCTGTCACTTAATCAGCTACAAAGTGGATGGCGCATTGATCCAAGAGCTGTTCTCTTTCGACGGTATTGGAACCCAAGTGGTCATGGCGAGTGCCGAACAAGTAAGACAAGCTCAGATTGATGATATCGGTGGTATCTTTGACCTCATTCGTCCGCTTGAAGAACAAGGCATCCTCGTTCGTCGTTCAAGAGAGCAGTTAGAGCAAGAAGTCCATCGCTTTACTATTATCGAGAAAGACGGACTGATTATTGGCTGCGCTGCACTATACGCTTACCCAGAAGATCACATGGCAGAGATGGCCTGTGTGGCTATCCACCCTGACTATCGAGATGGAAACCGTGGCCAGTTACTATTGGATTACATGCGTCATCAATCCAAATCTCGTGATATCGACCAGATTTTTGTTCTTACCACACATAGCCTACATTGGTTTCGTGAACAAGGGTTTTACGAAATAGGTGTCGACGAGTTGCCGATGAAGAAACAAGGTTTGTACAACTATCAACGGAATTCAAAAATTCTAGCCCTAGACGTTCAGTGAAACTTTCAGATGCTAGTCACACTTTCTCATTAAAATAATTGCAAATGTAATCGTTTGCTGTGCAATTTTTAACAAATATGCACTTTCACTCACACGTATAATTGTATAGTATTTAGCCGCTTTAATGATATTAACAAATAATTTTAATTGGATTACCATCTTGATAATCGTATCGAGTTAATTAAGGTGGTCACTGCACGGATTGCTATACCCGTTGACGGTCAGCACGCTAGAAATAGCTCTGCTCGTTGATATAAACAGCAAAAAGAGCACCATTGATATGAGAACCATTGTTTGTAACTCGCTGCAAAGTTTTTGGGATATGGCCGACAACCAATTCTTAGAAGGGCTAGACGTACACTGCGTGTTCCCTGTGAGTGAGAACCTTAAAGAGTTTATTTTGAATTGCCAAGCAAAGTACAAGATAAACCATATATCGTTTACTCGAGCGTTTTTAAGCTCTGATTCCTAATAACGCTCAAAGCAACCAAGGATGGTTGCTTTATGTATACGCTATCCCCCCTGCAATTTGGTCACTTGACTCTCCTAAACACTTTCGCCAAGTATCTATCTTCGTTAGCTGGTTAAGCGACTGCCTAAACCACTCACTCGCTCTGTTTTCACCTTAATACCACGCTTCAATACATTCGTATCACTGAACATCATCAGTCGTTTCTTCGCTCGTGTAATACCGGTATAGATAAGCTCTCGTGTTAAAATTGGACTAAAATCTGGTGGTAAGATCATTAAGGTCAGATCAAATTCACTACCTTGAGATTTGTGTATCGTCATCGAATAAGCCGTTTCATGATCGGGGACTCGGCTTGGTAACACCGCTTTCACGCTGCCATCCGGCAATTCAAAATAAACCTTCAATCTAGGTGCTGTATCAGAATGACTCGAATCAGATTCAAGCATACATATACCAATATCACCATTGTATAAACCCAAACCATGATCGTTACGCGTTACCATTACAGGACGTCCGTGATACCACAACTCATCGTTGTGTGGATTCACCAAGCGTCTGGCGGCAAGTGCTCTTTCGATTCGCTGGTTGAGGCCTTTAACACCAAAGTCACCTTCACGAATGGAACACAGCAATCGACATTGGCTGAACAAGTCGAGCACCGATTTAGCTCTCGCTTCCTGAGTTTCTAATTCTTCTAACGGCACGTTCATTCGGTTCAGATACGCACCATACTCATTGACTAAAGTACGCAGCATCAAGTTATAGCTATCGCTTGATAGAGGATGATTTTCAATATCGCCAAATCCTTTGGCAAACACTTGATCGACCTGCTTAGCCGAGCCGTTATTGATTGCTTTTGCCAACTGTCCGATACCTGAACGCGCATCGAAACGATAACTCTTTTGCAGCATACACAAGCTATCTGCAATCGCAGGAGGATTAACCGCTCCTGTTTTGACTTGTCTTGGTTTAGCTATCGCATCAAAGCCTGTCATTTCCGCAATCAAATTGCCTTGCGCGCTGCTGTAACCGGCAGAGTTAAATGAGCAAATATCACCCAACACCGCGCCAGCTTCAACGGAAGCGAGTTGATCTTTATCCCCAAGCAGAATCAGCCTTGCGTGTTCAGGGAGTGCATCCACCAGTTTATACATCATGGATAAGTCGACCATAGAAGCTTCATCCACCACCAAGATATCAAGGTGAAGTGGATTACGTCGGTTATGTCTAAACTCAGCACGATTAGGAATCGCGCCAAGCAGCCTGTGCAAAGTGCTCGATTCAGTGGGTATGTTGGCTTTTACTTCAGGCGCTAAAGGCAGTTGCTCAATCGCTTTACCAATCGACTCGGTTAAACGCGCCGCCGCTTTACCCGTTGGTGCCACCAGCTTGATCGTCGGTGTTTTACCTTGGCTGAGTGATTGCTCGACCATAGCCGAAAGCAACTTAGTTACCGTGGTCGTTTTACCAGTACCCGGCCCACCAGAAATCACCGCAAAGCGACGACTCAACGCCACGGCTGCCGCTACTTTTTGCCAGTTCAAACATGCCGATAACGGTACCAAGCTGTCTAGAACATCTAGGTCTGTCACTTGCTTGGCTTGTACAATCGCTTGGTCAATTGCGCCCCAATTCAGAGGTTGCTCATCGACGATATCAAGATGATCACAC is a genomic window containing:
- a CDS encoding DUF2850 domain-containing protein, with the protein product MQQAPATKNKIDEITTGLYSKEEQRNQSKLKRKIIERCLMVLALVGSFAVVSLFGDVITRLQDSVTPNHLLYGTWVEQDVAHYATDEFVLNANGVSMAGSIVATYFEFDGNYFEYKAGDQTYRFRMTNSDNTEMMLDSDSHYNPVFRLKGHIDHSVR
- the recD gene encoding exodeoxyribonuclease V subunit alpha; the encoded protein is MTTTTTNTSIEAANTVKPVSLIPEQLMDVLKFLADKGSIRQLDYQFARFIAQQATSCSQEIGFLAGVVSHELGKGHICTQLIQAQTADLAQLLGLYGETALQLNQKLLGIDWVTVLQSSNLVGTTNDCVKPLMFDGQRVYLQRYWNYEVVLAETLNRLSKPVEFNIEQKKALTETLNQLFARSYHFLFNALAKAEANQQTSQVLRQQLVCDHLDIVDEQPLNWGAIDQAIVQAKQVTDLDVLDSLVPLSACLNWQKVAAAVALSRRFAVISGGPGTGKTTTVTKLLSAMVEQSLSQGKTPTIKLVAPTGKAAARLTESIGKAIEQLPLAPEVKANIPTESSTLHRLLGAIPNRAEFRHNRRNPLHLDILVVDEASMVDLSMMYKLVDALPEHARLILLGDKDQLASVEAGAVLGDICSFNSAGYSSAQGNLIAEMTGFDAIAKPRQVKTGAVNPPAIADSLCMLQKSYRFDARSGIGQLAKAINNGSAKQVDQVFAKGFGDIENHPLSSDSYNLMLRTLVNEYGAYLNRMNVPLEELETQEARAKSVLDLFSQCRLLCSIREGDFGVKGLNQRIERALAARRLVNPHNDELWYHGRPVMVTRNDHGLGLYNGDIGICMLESDSSHSDTAPRLKVYFELPDGSVKAVLPSRVPDHETAYSMTIHKSQGSEFDLTLMILPPDFSPILTRELIYTGITRAKKRLMMFSDTNVLKRGIKVKTERVSGLGSRLTS
- the argA gene encoding amino-acid N-acetyltransferase, whose protein sequence is MKLRSTALVKGFRQSTPYVNAHRGKTMVIMLGGEAVAAKNFGNIINDIALLHSLGVKIVLVHGARPQINQLLVKQDCHTPYHKNIRVTDEYSLGVAMQAAGQLQLAITARLSMSLNNTPMAGTQLNVMSGNFITAQPLGVDDGTDYCHSGRIRRIDIEGINRTLDQGSIVLLGPIASSVTGESFNLLSEEVATQVAIRLKADKLIGFCSEQGVTDENGNVLAELFPKDAKQILERLTESQNPTEDMSTGTLRFLKGAISACHAGVPRCHLISYKVDGALIQELFSFDGIGTQVVMASAEQVRQAQIDDIGGIFDLIRPLEEQGILVRRSREQLEQEVHRFTIIEKDGLIIGCAALYAYPEDHMAEMACVAIHPDYRDGNRGQLLLDYMRHQSKSRDIDQIFVLTTHSLHWFREQGFYEIGVDELPMKKQGLYNYQRNSKILALDVQ